The following coding sequences are from one Lysinibacillus sp. FSL W8-0992 window:
- a CDS encoding DUF2339 domain-containing protein has protein sequence MSLEMEQRIAKLEKEMEELRQEMDVLKQQQSQQKTTVKNVNRSITVQPALPEPTPTPIQKSTPKTNAQPQRSFEEQIMWALPKVFMVILVLGVLWGLKLVSDYGYLSNEVKIILAYLLSIALGAIAYVLEHKKLASPAVTVSLYGGAFIVGILTTAAGAILYEVLGLTLALFIAFGFIVYGIAISYLKKNEVLTLFVAFTSLLLPYLLEYMDFSAFIILIFVIVLFTMLQFVILQHKQKIALYVTTFFSIMAVSIVAFMNSDNRVIFAIGLLITLAIFYTSWCRLYNAESKSKHIHAGLQFSLGIFSLLLMNLVSSRLEYNEVLLLGLCILFVTVASYSYKQKWQEAFDSAVTLAFITLCNTVLIMNIPEKVDDLLLPFMTFAGVMMSLRLRASLMKVVSSFGFSIALILSYIVHEPTPFFSIGHISLILPGVYLLIIYMYTIRQKETLNAFEKIMKDLYVTDILAVITAGYFLAYIAKLDSVYVTSASNFPHLMSIGIVILFVGSLLLPEKYKGRALTPVVGLFFLLVTLMLSVIPYNVQGIVWLNIGTRLVYIAVFVAIIFDLLMKGRIYQIYQQHMTKFLDPIVSASVVFTMIALCGLVSQLAYNNLLDWKLSIAFTTITLFLSASLSLWLGSVRHLRILRLSGFAILAIAFVKLIFFDLSALDLLIRAVLFIAIGGIGMLLSGRLLRK, from the coding sequence TTGTCGCTTGAAATGGAGCAGCGAATCGCTAAGCTTGAAAAGGAGATGGAAGAGTTACGGCAGGAAATGGATGTGTTAAAGCAACAACAGTCACAACAAAAGACAACTGTAAAAAATGTTAACCGATCCATTACTGTACAACCTGCATTACCAGAGCCAACACCAACACCAATACAAAAATCAACACCGAAAACTAATGCTCAGCCACAGCGTTCATTTGAGGAGCAAATTATGTGGGCGCTCCCGAAAGTCTTTATGGTTATTTTAGTGCTGGGAGTGTTATGGGGGCTAAAGCTAGTTAGTGATTATGGCTACTTATCGAACGAGGTGAAAATCATCCTCGCTTATTTATTATCAATCGCATTAGGGGCTATAGCTTATGTTTTAGAACATAAAAAGCTGGCATCACCAGCTGTAACCGTTTCCTTATACGGTGGGGCATTTATCGTAGGAATTTTAACAACCGCGGCTGGTGCTATTTTATACGAGGTATTAGGCTTAACTTTAGCACTGTTCATTGCCTTTGGGTTTATTGTCTATGGTATAGCCATTAGCTATTTAAAGAAAAACGAAGTGCTTACTTTATTTGTTGCTTTTACCTCGTTGTTACTACCATATTTACTAGAGTATATGGATTTTAGCGCGTTCATTATATTAATTTTTGTGATCGTCCTGTTTACAATGCTGCAATTCGTTATACTTCAACATAAACAAAAAATTGCGCTCTATGTCACAACCTTTTTCTCTATTATGGCAGTAAGTATTGTAGCGTTTATGAATAGTGACAATCGAGTTATTTTTGCAATAGGACTGCTCATTACACTTGCAATCTTTTACACGAGTTGGTGTCGCTTATATAATGCTGAATCTAAATCGAAGCATATTCATGCTGGACTACAATTCAGTTTAGGGATCTTTAGTTTACTCCTTATGAACCTCGTAAGTAGTCGGCTTGAATATAATGAGGTACTATTGCTTGGACTATGTATTTTGTTTGTAACTGTAGCGAGTTATAGCTATAAGCAAAAATGGCAGGAGGCATTTGATAGTGCTGTAACACTCGCATTTATTACACTTTGTAATACAGTATTGATTATGAATATACCAGAAAAGGTTGATGATTTACTTTTACCATTCATGACATTTGCAGGTGTTATGATGAGCTTACGACTACGAGCAAGTTTAATGAAGGTCGTTAGTTCATTCGGGTTTTCAATTGCACTTATTTTAAGCTATATCGTACATGAGCCGACCCCATTTTTTAGCATAGGACATATTAGCTTAATACTGCCTGGCGTATACTTGTTAATTATTTATATGTATACAATACGTCAGAAGGAAACATTGAATGCTTTTGAGAAAATAATGAAGGATTTATATGTGACAGATATTTTAGCTGTTATTACAGCTGGATACTTCCTTGCTTATATTGCTAAGCTTGATAGTGTTTATGTTACAAGTGCTAGCAATTTCCCGCATTTGATGAGTATCGGTATAGTGATACTGTTTGTGGGCTCGCTGTTGCTACCTGAAAAATATAAAGGCCGTGCATTAACGCCAGTTGTCGGTCTGTTTTTCCTTCTTGTTACGCTCATGCTCAGTGTGATCCCATATAATGTACAAGGAATTGTATGGTTGAATATTGGTACTAGATTAGTTTATATTGCAGTATTTGTAGCTATCATCTTCGATTTACTGATGAAGGGGCGCATTTATCAAATTTATCAACAACATATGACGAAATTTTTAGATCCAATTGTCAGCGCAAGCGTAGTATTCACGATGATTGCACTATGCGGTCTAGTGTCACAGCTAGCTTACAATAATCTACTGGATTGGAAACTCAGTATTGCATTCACGACAATAACACTATTCTTGTCGGCAAGTTTGTCACTATGGCTCGGCTCAGTACGACACTTACGAATACTTCGGCTTTCTGGCTTTGCCATACTAGCCATCGCATTTGTAAAGCTTATATTCTTCGATTTATCGGCACTCGATTTATTAATAAGAGCAGTACTTTTCATTGCAATTGGTGGAATTGGCATGCTGCTGTCGGGGCGGTTGTTGAGGAAATAA
- a CDS encoding MFS transporter, producing the protein MERTGTTKQKYIILGILFMTWIVNYLDKLSMNVAIIPIAEEFKLNETQAGLIISVFFLSYAVMQLVGGFLSDKYGARRMILISVLLWSIFTILTGFAWSFISLIAIRLLFGIGEGSFPAASSLAVADNFPKSERGRAKSTLTAATTIGSMISAILAAALITSIGWRNLFFIFGVLGLFLTIVLYFFLKPSESQIKTAVTTTATKVPLKKLLKMPMLWQLMLMYFGVSIVNWGLTSWMPTFMVKEKNLDMVSMGTLAIIPAFAALIAVVLTGWLIDKFAVGKEKYLIMVGAVIAGISLFFMTSASSITMVVTFQALTSAGCLFATTTILTLPLKYFSHDVIGTATGFMYFGGQVAGAISPFVMGFIITIFGGSYSAAFMFLMVMIIIPIVTAMTLQTRDKISPDPSF; encoded by the coding sequence TTGGAAAGAACCGGTACGACTAAGCAAAAATACATAATTCTTGGAATTTTGTTTATGACGTGGATTGTCAACTATCTGGACAAGCTTTCGATGAACGTGGCGATTATACCGATAGCAGAAGAATTTAAGTTGAATGAAACGCAAGCTGGATTAATTATTAGTGTATTTTTTTTGAGTTATGCAGTAATGCAATTAGTTGGAGGTTTTCTTTCTGATAAATACGGGGCAAGAAGAATGATTCTCATATCCGTTTTATTATGGTCTATTTTCACGATTCTAACTGGTTTTGCCTGGTCATTTATATCGCTTATTGCGATACGACTACTATTTGGGATTGGAGAGGGGAGCTTTCCTGCAGCTAGTTCATTAGCAGTTGCAGACAATTTCCCAAAATCTGAACGAGGTCGTGCTAAGTCGACGCTTACTGCCGCAACGACAATTGGCAGTATGATTTCAGCAATATTAGCTGCCGCTTTAATAACTTCGATTGGCTGGCGGAATTTGTTCTTTATTTTTGGGGTTTTAGGGCTTTTCTTGACGATTGTCCTTTATTTCTTTTTAAAGCCAAGCGAGTCACAAATAAAAACGGCAGTAACAACTACAGCTACTAAGGTGCCGTTAAAAAAATTATTAAAGATGCCAATGTTGTGGCAGTTAATGTTGATGTACTTTGGCGTAAGTATTGTCAATTGGGGGCTCACATCATGGATGCCAACATTTATGGTGAAAGAGAAAAATTTAGATATGGTATCGATGGGCACACTTGCAATTATTCCTGCGTTTGCCGCGCTCATTGCAGTTGTGCTTACAGGTTGGTTGATTGATAAGTTTGCAGTAGGTAAAGAAAAGTATTTGATAATGGTTGGTGCTGTCATTGCAGGAATTAGTTTATTTTTCATGACAAGTGCTTCTTCCATAACTATGGTGGTAACTTTCCAAGCTTTAACATCAGCAGGGTGTTTATTTGCTACTACTACGATTCTGACGTTACCACTGAAATATTTCTCACATGATGTAATTGGTACTGCAACAGGGTTCATGTATTTTGGAGGACAAGTAGCTGGTGCAATTTCGCCATTTGTCATGGGATTCATCATCACAATTTTCGGTGGCTCCTATTCGGCAGCATTTATGTTCTTAATGGTGATGATCATCATTCCAATTGTTACGGCTATGACATTACAAACTAGGGATAAAATCTCACCTGATCCATCCTTTTAA
- a CDS encoding YbgA family protein, translated as MKRQRTEKLWREEKYRVMFHSQKHYNQLRLAMRDILPHEQIEQLIEDALQQIPTDGSMRNACQHMWGYFRKVATSEEKQKYEKLLITGQIQALLCFLQQLSIQYNITYLRQSTILKILEE; from the coding sequence ATGAAACGTCAACGAACTGAAAAATTATGGCGAGAAGAAAAGTATCGTGTCATGTTTCATAGCCAAAAGCATTACAATCAGCTTCGGCTGGCAATGCGCGATATACTGCCCCATGAACAAATTGAACAATTGATCGAAGATGCATTACAACAAATACCTACTGACGGCAGCATGCGCAATGCGTGCCAGCATATGTGGGGGTATTTCCGTAAAGTTGCTACATCCGAGGAAAAGCAAAAATATGAGAAATTGCTCATCACTGGTCAAATACAGGCGCTTCTTTGCTTTTTACAGCAATTATCCATACAATATAACATTACATATTTACGACAAAGTACTATTTTAAAAATACTGGAAGAGTAA
- a CDS encoding polyprenyl synthetase family protein, with protein MMEGIKQSLKIIAGNYQLSDEFNRCLNDLLDQHEGGDFSGLSKLHFQMNGGTLTKSIEEVFNLLELWILFTDIVDDIEDGDESKWGIDGNILLNASTALVSIVLLELEKLEIPYKSEVTRLFCHYLLQAVDGQHHDLMNKITSEEMYIDVVKKKSGSLIALSSTLGAVLATGKYTTKLEMSAHYIAIVAQLKNDYNDLLNLQRDLQVKKRTLPLLYLLQFEDSAFDELRLYYRQQGNATTKICITKQQIVDSGLHVYVHLIQSKYLNLALDLLKEVYPTQNVEIFKQYI; from the coding sequence ATGATGGAGGGAATTAAGCAATCATTAAAGATAATTGCAGGTAATTATCAACTATCAGATGAGTTTAATCGCTGTTTAAACGACTTATTAGATCAACATGAAGGTGGTGATTTTAGTGGTTTAAGTAAATTGCATTTTCAAATGAATGGTGGCACATTAACGAAATCTATAGAAGAAGTTTTTAATCTTCTAGAATTATGGATTCTTTTTACGGATATCGTTGATGATATTGAAGACGGTGATGAATCAAAGTGGGGAATAGATGGGAACATATTGTTGAATGCTTCTACAGCTTTAGTTAGTATCGTATTGTTGGAGCTAGAAAAGCTAGAGATACCTTATAAAAGTGAGGTTACTCGTTTATTTTGCCATTACTTACTACAAGCGGTTGACGGACAGCATCATGACTTAATGAACAAGATAACATCTGAAGAAATGTATATAGATGTTGTTAAAAAGAAATCAGGTTCATTAATAGCACTTTCATCCACGCTTGGCGCAGTGTTAGCGACTGGAAAGTATACAACAAAGCTTGAAATGAGTGCGCACTATATCGCAATTGTCGCTCAACTTAAAAATGATTATAACGACTTATTAAATTTACAAAGAGATTTACAAGTTAAAAAAAGAACCTTGCCTTTACTATATTTATTACAATTCGAGGATTCGGCATTTGACGAATTGCGATTGTATTATAGACAGCAAGGGAATGCAACTACGAAGATTTGTATTACTAAACAGCAGATTGTAGATTCTGGATTACACGTTTACGTGCATCTAATACAATCTAAATATCTTAATCTTGCACTAGACTTATTAAAAGAAGTATATCCAACACAAAATGTTGAAATATTCAAACAATATATTTAG
- a CDS encoding M20 family metallopeptidase has product MSNTLNAINELSKIIEDKRDKFIDISNKIWNFAEIRFKEFQSADLLCTALESEGFDVEKGVANLETAFIGSYGSGKPVIAFLGEYDALSGLSQQGGTAIKSAIEQGGNGHGCGHNLLGTGSLAAAVALRDYMVKHNISGTIRYYGCPAEEGGSGKTLMVRAGLFDDVDFALCWHPADHNLMMCTSSLANTQVSFQFTGRAAHAAQAPHLGRSALDAVELMNVGVNYLREHIIPEARVHYAVTNTGGLSPNIVQADASVLYLIRAPKTSQVNEIYERVCKVAQGAALMTGTEVEIIFDKACSNLIPNHTMQQVMFEQFAQLGTPEFSEEDYQFAAAIRNTLSQQEKSGGALLSIPVYREILAKEKDAPLSTALLPYHKAFTNVTMPGSTDVGDVSWVVPTAQCTTTCHAQGTQLHSWQAVATGTTAIAHKGMLHAGKVMAATAAAMLAQPQLIDQAKQDLKERLGDDVYQNPIPAKINPSHVQKFSSDVIE; this is encoded by the coding sequence ATGTCTAATACATTAAATGCTATAAACGAGCTATCCAAAATTATTGAAGATAAGCGAGATAAGTTTATCGATATCAGTAATAAAATTTGGAATTTCGCGGAAATCCGTTTTAAAGAATTTCAATCTGCAGATTTGTTATGTACGGCATTGGAAAGTGAAGGATTTGATGTTGAGAAAGGTGTTGCAAATCTGGAAACAGCCTTTATCGGAAGTTATGGCAGTGGAAAGCCAGTCATTGCTTTTTTAGGAGAATATGATGCTCTGTCTGGTTTAAGTCAACAAGGGGGGACTGCCATAAAATCTGCTATAGAGCAAGGTGGTAATGGGCATGGATGCGGTCATAATTTACTTGGAACAGGTTCTTTAGCCGCAGCCGTAGCTTTACGTGACTATATGGTGAAACATAATATTTCTGGAACAATTCGTTACTATGGCTGTCCGGCAGAAGAGGGGGGCTCTGGGAAAACGTTGATGGTACGTGCTGGACTTTTCGATGATGTAGATTTTGCATTATGCTGGCATCCAGCCGATCATAATTTAATGATGTGCACAAGTTCATTAGCGAATACACAAGTTTCCTTTCAATTCACAGGTCGTGCAGCGCATGCGGCTCAAGCACCACATCTTGGACGTAGTGCGTTAGATGCTGTTGAGCTGATGAACGTTGGGGTCAACTATCTCCGAGAACATATAATTCCGGAAGCTCGTGTGCATTACGCAGTGACAAATACTGGTGGATTGTCCCCTAATATTGTCCAAGCAGATGCCAGTGTACTTTACTTAATACGTGCACCTAAAACGAGTCAAGTAAATGAAATCTATGAGCGTGTTTGTAAAGTTGCACAGGGTGCAGCATTAATGACTGGAACAGAAGTGGAAATCATTTTCGATAAAGCTTGTTCCAATCTTATTCCAAACCATACGATGCAGCAAGTTATGTTTGAACAATTTGCACAGCTAGGAACACCTGAATTTAGCGAAGAAGACTATCAATTTGCGGCTGCTATTCGCAATACGTTGTCACAACAGGAAAAAAGCGGTGGAGCACTACTCTCTATACCGGTATATAGAGAGATTTTAGCAAAAGAGAAGGATGCGCCATTGTCAACAGCCTTACTTCCTTACCATAAAGCTTTTACGAATGTGACGATGCCAGGATCTACAGATGTAGGAGATGTGAGTTGGGTTGTGCCGACTGCACAATGTACAACGACTTGTCATGCACAGGGCACACAGTTGCATTCTTGGCAGGCGGTTGCAACAGGCACGACGGCAATCGCTCATAAAGGTATGCTACATGCTGGTAAAGTTATGGCGGCAACTGCTGCAGCAATGCTCGCTCAACCACAATTAATAGATCAGGCAAAGCAAGATTTAAAAGAGCGATTGGGTGACGATGTTTATCAAAATCCGATTCCTGCAAAAATAAATCCTTCGCATGTACAAAAATTCTCATCTGATGTAATCGAGTAA
- a CDS encoding competence pheromone ComX, with product MLEITQYLQKNKNILDLLKENKVSLLNINEFEKNLILESFEQGEKKVLKNNLSAYWRA from the coding sequence ATGTTAGAAATTACTCAATATCTTCAAAAAAACAAAAACATTTTAGACCTTTTAAAAGAGAATAAAGTATCGCTTTTAAATATCAATGAATTTGAAAAAAATTTAATTTTAGAGTCTTTTGAACAAGGCGAAAAGAAAGTATTAAAAAATAATCTTTCTGCTTACTGGCGCGCGTAA
- the proS gene encoding proline--tRNA ligase, producing the protein MAQKINDFSKWYVDTIQKADLMDYTPVRGCIAFKPDGYELWEHIQAEMDMRFKETGHRNAYFPMLIPESFFQKEKDHIEGFSPELPWVTEAAGEKLEERLALRPTSETMIGHLYSNWIKSYRDLPVLINQWANVFRWEKKTLPFIRTSEFLWQEGHTAHVDEEDARKETMQMLAIYKEVVEGLLAIPVYDGQKTPSERFAGAVDTFSIEAMMKDGKAVQAGTSHYLGTKFAEAFDIKYLNKENKHVYVHTTSWGTSTRLIGSVIMVHGDEQGLVLPPKIAPTQVVLIPVGPWKKNPAIIEKLDEIFAALKAKGIRVRLDDSDQSPGYKFNEWELKGVPVRIELGPRDLENQQGLMKARDEEEKVSVSLETIVESIETELETMQTRLFEKAKAFRANNSHTHIDSMEQLQQHLTQAEQNETIPGWILAGWCGDDACEEKVKEETKFTTRNIPFNPPVTKDTCIHCGHEAKHTVWFARAY; encoded by the coding sequence ATGGCTCAAAAAATAAACGATTTTTCAAAATGGTATGTGGATACGATTCAAAAAGCGGATTTAATGGATTATACGCCAGTTCGTGGCTGTATTGCTTTTAAACCAGACGGCTATGAATTATGGGAGCACATTCAAGCTGAGATGGATATGCGGTTTAAGGAAACAGGTCACCGCAATGCTTACTTCCCGATGTTAATACCAGAATCATTTTTTCAAAAGGAAAAAGATCATATTGAAGGATTTTCACCAGAGCTTCCATGGGTTACAGAAGCGGCGGGTGAGAAGTTAGAGGAGCGCTTAGCATTACGTCCAACTTCTGAAACAATGATTGGACATTTATATTCAAATTGGATTAAAAGTTATCGTGATCTTCCAGTTTTAATTAATCAATGGGCAAATGTATTCCGTTGGGAGAAGAAAACGCTACCGTTTATCCGTACTTCTGAATTTTTATGGCAAGAAGGTCATACTGCCCATGTCGATGAAGAAGATGCACGTAAAGAGACAATGCAAATGTTAGCAATTTACAAAGAAGTAGTAGAAGGTTTGCTAGCGATTCCAGTATATGATGGACAAAAGACACCATCTGAACGTTTTGCTGGAGCGGTTGATACATTCTCTATTGAAGCGATGATGAAGGATGGAAAAGCTGTGCAAGCGGGTACATCCCATTACTTAGGTACAAAATTTGCTGAAGCATTTGATATAAAATATTTAAATAAAGAAAATAAACATGTTTATGTGCATACAACTTCTTGGGGTACATCGACACGATTAATCGGGTCTGTCATCATGGTGCATGGCGATGAGCAAGGTCTTGTTTTACCACCAAAGATTGCACCGACTCAAGTTGTGTTAATCCCTGTCGGACCATGGAAAAAGAACCCTGCTATTATCGAGAAATTAGATGAAATTTTTGCAGCGTTAAAAGCAAAAGGAATTCGTGTTCGCCTTGATGACTCGGATCAATCGCCAGGCTATAAATTTAATGAGTGGGAGTTAAAAGGTGTACCGGTACGTATTGAGTTGGGACCACGTGATTTAGAGAATCAACAAGGTTTAATGAAAGCCCGTGATGAAGAAGAAAAAGTTTCTGTATCTTTAGAAACAATTGTTGAAAGCATTGAAACAGAACTTGAAACAATGCAAACACGTCTTTTCGAAAAAGCAAAAGCTTTCCGTGCGAATAACTCGCATACACATATTGATTCAATGGAGCAGTTACAACAACATTTAACTCAAGCTGAACAGAATGAAACAATACCAGGTTGGATTTTAGCAGGTTGGTGTGGAGACGATGCATGTGAAGAAAAGGTAAAAGAAGAGACAAAATTCACAACACGTAACATTCCATTTAACCCACCAGTTACAAAGGATACTTGCATTCATTGTGGGCATGAAGCAAAACATACAGTTTGGTTTGCACGAGCTTACTAA
- a CDS encoding BRCT domain-containing protein produces MNKNQDNTEVIYLSNPSERLMHPFYNKQIVFTGALSTMTRSEAAKKARAYGAFMQGAVTKETDFLILGKNRREKSTKHLKAEQLIQLGHDIQIIAEDDFIWLISM; encoded by the coding sequence ATGAACAAAAATCAGGACAATACAGAAGTTATCTACCTATCCAATCCATCCGAACGTTTAATGCATCCATTTTATAATAAACAAATCGTCTTTACAGGAGCTCTCTCCACAATGACACGTTCTGAAGCTGCAAAAAAGGCCCGAGCTTATGGAGCTTTCATGCAAGGGGCCGTGACAAAAGAGACAGATTTCCTTATTCTTGGCAAAAACCGACGAGAAAAAAGTACAAAACATTTAAAGGCTGAGCAGTTAATTCAACTCGGTCACGACATTCAAATTATAGCTGAAGATGATTTTATTTGGCTTATTTCGATGTAA
- a CDS encoding phage holin, with protein MRINWKVRFMHKPFVLALFSMLLLLAQQVGALFGFDLTSGMSEQLTSILNTVLSILVLMGVVVDPTTSGTSDSERALMYRRPR; from the coding sequence ATGAGAATTAACTGGAAAGTTCGATTCATGCATAAGCCGTTTGTATTAGCGTTGTTTTCCATGCTGCTACTACTCGCTCAGCAAGTGGGAGCTTTGTTTGGCTTTGATTTAACAAGCGGAATGAGTGAGCAACTAACGTCCATTTTGAATACAGTGTTATCGATTCTTGTATTAATGGGGGTTGTTGTTGATCCGACTACAAGTGGCACCAGTGATAGTGAACGTGCTTTAATGTATCGCAGACCAAGATAA